The following proteins come from a genomic window of Amphiura filiformis chromosome 16, Afil_fr2py, whole genome shotgun sequence:
- the LOC140136168 gene encoding NADH dehydrogenase [ubiquinone] iron-sulfur protein 3, mitochondrial-like, which yields MASLLSRIGVARTLFRNQGAVLCQHAARANTTTTAPTVRPVNELQKHRLEDYGRYVSECLPKYVQQAQVTYTNELEIMIHPEGIIPVCTFLKDHHAAQFKSFVDLTAVDVPTRAFRFELVYNFLSLRYNERIRVKTYADELTAVDSLMPVFKAADWQEREVWDMFGVFFSNHPDLRRILTDYGFEGHPMRKDFPLSGYVEVRYDDELKRVVCEPLELAQEFRKFDLTSPWETFPNYREEQPEQLEAGPEETKEEEKK from the exons ATGGCATCACTTTTAAGTCGAATTGGGGTTGCAAGAACACTTTTTAGGAATCAAG GTGCTGTTTTATGTCAGCATGCAGCCAGAGCAAATACAACAACTACAGCAC caACCGTAAGGCCAGTCAACGAGTTACAAAAGCATAGGCTTGAAGACTATGGTCGTTATGTATCGGAGTGCCTCCCCAAATATGTGCAACAGGCCCAGGTGACCTACACTAATGAATTGGAGATAATGATTCACCCGGAAGGAATTATTCCAGTTTGCACATTTCTTAAAGATCATCATGCAGCACAATTTAAATCATTTGTTGATTTGACGGCAGTCGATGTACCAACAAGGGCATTCAGGTTTGAG CTTGTATACAACTTTTTATCACTAAGATATAATGAGAGGATCCGAGTGAAGACGTATGCAGACGAGCTTACAGCAGTAGACTCATTGATGCCCGTTTTCAAAGCTGCTGACTGGCAAGAAAGAGAG GTATGGGACATGTTTGGTGTCTTCTTCTCCAACCATCCTGACTTAAGAAGGATCCTGACAGATTATGGCTTTGAGGGTCATCCCATGCGTAAAGACTTCCCTCTCAGTGGATACGTAGAG GTCCGGTACGATGATGAACTAAAACGTGTAGTGTGTGAACCTCTAGAATTAGCCCAAGAGTTTAGAAAGTTTGACCTGACCAGCCCGTGGGAGACCTTCCCTAATTACAGAGAAGAACAACCAGAGCAACTTGAGGCTGGACCCGAAGAAAcaaaagaagaagagaagaaataA